The Thermus brockianus genome window below encodes:
- a CDS encoding TRAP transporter substrate-binding protein — translation MRRRSFLKAVGVGLAASLSYTAHAQAQPQVRWRLVSSYPKSLDTLYGGAEDLAKRVFDLTGGRFQIRVYQAGEIVPGGQVLDAVQQGTVEAGHTYGPFYVGKNPALAFDGGVPFGMTYRQHNAWMLFGGGLELLREVYADFGVLQFPGGNTGAQMGGWFRKEIRTLADLKGLRMRIPGLGGLVMGRLGVVPQTLAAGDIYPALERGAIDATEFSGPYDDEKLGFYKVARYYYYPSFWEPSAQLSFLVAQREWARLPKEFQEAFQVAAQEVNLTMMAKYDAQNPPALRRLLAAGVRLRRWPTEVMKKALEEARALYEEQAAKDATYKKVYTAYWAFREEAYRWFAVAELAYETFAFPTL, via the coding sequence ATGCGGCGGCGGAGCTTCCTCAAAGCGGTGGGGGTAGGCTTAGCGGCAAGCCTCAGCTACACGGCCCATGCCCAGGCCCAGCCCCAGGTGCGCTGGCGGCTCGTTTCCAGCTATCCCAAGAGCCTGGACACCCTCTATGGCGGGGCGGAGGACCTGGCCAAGCGGGTTTTTGACCTCACGGGGGGCCGCTTCCAGATCCGGGTCTACCAGGCGGGGGAGATCGTTCCCGGGGGGCAGGTGCTGGACGCCGTGCAGCAGGGCACGGTGGAGGCGGGGCACACCTATGGGCCCTTCTATGTGGGCAAAAACCCCGCCCTGGCCTTTGACGGGGGGGTGCCTTTCGGCATGACCTACCGCCAGCACAACGCCTGGATGCTCTTCGGCGGGGGGCTTGAGCTTTTGCGGGAGGTGTACGCCGACTTCGGCGTCCTCCAGTTCCCTGGGGGAAACACGGGGGCCCAGATGGGGGGGTGGTTCCGCAAGGAGATCCGCACCCTGGCGGATCTAAAGGGCCTTCGGATGCGCATCCCTGGCCTCGGGGGCCTGGTCATGGGCCGGCTTGGGGTGGTGCCCCAGACCCTGGCCGCCGGGGACATCTACCCCGCCTTGGAACGGGGGGCCATTGACGCCACGGAGTTTTCCGGCCCCTACGACGACGAGAAACTAGGCTTTTACAAGGTGGCCCGCTATTACTACTATCCTTCCTTCTGGGAACCCTCGGCGCAGCTTTCCTTCCTGGTTGCCCAAAGGGAGTGGGCCCGCCTGCCCAAGGAGTTCCAGGAGGCCTTCCAGGTGGCGGCCCAGGAGGTCAACCTCACCATGATGGCCAAGTACGACGCCCAAAACCCGCCCGCCCTCCGCCGCCTCCTCGCCGCCGGGGTGCGCCTGAGGCGGTGGCCCACGGAGGTGATGAAGAAGGCCCTGGAGGAGGCGAGGGCGCTTTACGAGGAGCAGGCAGCCAAGGATGCCACCTATAAAAAGGTGTACACCGCCTACTGGGCCTTCCGGGAGGAGGCGTACCGCTGGTTCGCCGTGGCCGAGCTGGCCTACGAGACCTTTGCCTTCCCCACCCTCTAG